The region TCAACCCCGAGTCCATAACAACCTCGAGTATGTATTGACTCCAAGTCCAGATCGACTCCATCGGGTCTGTATCAACTcacacacatataacatacaagcaTACCAGCaatagtcacaaagacaacatgcACAAAATGACACCTAGTGTCCTATTGTATAGTGATAAGACCCATCTCAATCTTGAAGACAAGACAAACCACACACTCGAGCCAACGATATCAAGTCTCCTCTTGCTAAACATAGACATAACGAAAACTCTAattaacaatcaaggtaataactaACTCTCGAAAGCTATATGCTCGCATTTAAAAGTCAAATACAAAGTCCCAACAtggttgaccaaaagtcaaatcggtcaaaaagtcaacgaccAACCCTTAGTTGACTAACGCCAGCATAGAGCTACACTTAGCTTAGAGCTATGCTCAATGTACAGAAGTCTACGCCAAGCGTAGAGAGGGATACGCCCAGCGTAGAACCCCCGCTCCTAAAAACTTCTAATAAGTTGTTAATACAGCAAGCCAAACTCTCTAACTCCTAGATCTGATCATAATAAATGATTTAGGGGGCGTTTGGATAGGGAAAAAAGTGGCTACTTATATCTTATCGCTTATTCTCACCACAATAAGCTGAGTTGAAGTGTTTGGATAGGAAGCTTAAAAAATCAGCTTATTGTGGTAGGAATAAGCTAAATAAGTTGATTTTAATAAGCAAGGGGGagaatgcttattgcttattgcttattgtggtaggaataagctaaataagttaatccaaacactttttaaaaaactgcttattcccaccgcaataagataataagcaataagctaataggctaaaaacatatttatccaaacaccccttaatggataaagtctatGACTTCATCCCTTTGCATGACCAAGATGAACACACAACCAAACTCTAAGTCCATGTTGTCACTTTTTGCTCAATAACTCATACATGGATAGATGAGAATGTccaagctctcatttttatgactctataactttctcatacaaagtcagatttgggcgttctttttatgcacgctctcggtttaacgtatactacgatttttgtttagattaataaggctaaaaagtcctctatcgtaaattcaataTTTACATCACacagcgtcgtgtcggttttgtcgcgaaacttcgacaggccataacttcttcgttataactcgaatttcggcgttctttttatATGTCTGGAATCCttttcacgaccactacaacttttttcatcgatattgggtttatctaacaccttaatttttatgcttatttttatcttttatttattatacatttataaataagtataaagcacataaatttacataatttacataatactcaaataattcatctttattacttcaaaataggttatAATGGTTGACCTTACTATTACATCACTACACTAATGTTTAGCCCAGAAACACGTACAAAGATGGAATATAAATTTTTGTATTTTAATAGTACTTGAtgaataaaagaaaaagaatagGAGGCTAATGGAACTATTATCTAAAAATATAGTTGATGAATACATTATATAAGATATGGATCTTTTTTTCTTTGTATTGtactataaatatttttttttaatatatttcccCCATTTATGATACAGattttcatttcagaaaataatttcttcataccccttaattgtCGAGTTACTCGAAACCTTACCGAATTACCTTCAGCGTCCCCGTCTCATAACATCATACGCCCAAATGTGCTATCCACATTTATTTCGTCAAGGTCGCCACTTTCACAAATAACCGGTCAATGTAAATTAttcttaatttattttatattatatctACCTCCGCATCTTAAATCATATAACATCAATTTTAATTTCCCAATATATTAACTGTtatcattaatttttttaatacatatatTTCTATAATGTTTAATTTGTATAAGtcattttttcttttaatatcCTATTTAATGAGGCTTCAGGTTGGTTGTCCAACTAATGATTTGGATGAGACAAAAGCATTTGCTGAATAGATTCTTAAAATTGGTGAAGGTAATGTTGGTGGTCCTAATGATGCTAAAGTTGAAGTTTAATTTCTAGTTGAAGTTTAATTTCTAGAAGATGTTATCGTTCGCTCTACAAGTGACCATATTCATTCAATTATATCGGTCATTTATCCATCTTTTGAAAACCATCTTGATGATCCATCATATTTACAAGATAAAGCTATTTTGGTCCTTATAAATGAAGAGGTCGATGTTATCAATGACCACATGTTAGGATTGATCAAAGATGAAAGGAAAACTTATTTGAGTTCAGATTCTTTATGTGAGACAGGGTCAGCAGATTGTTTTAAGGAATCAGTTTACTCTTAAGATGTATTGAATGATTTTAAGGCATTTGGAATTCCCAACCATAAACTTACTCTAAAAACGGATGTTCTGGTCATGTTGTTTCATAATATCGACCAAACCAAATGTTTATGCAATGGTATTAGGTTACAAATTGTTAGACTTGGAAAACATGTCATTGAGGCACGAATTATAGTTAGTAGATTCTTCAATGAGACTACTTATATACTTCGCATGAAGTTAACTTCGTCTGATAAAAGAATCCCCTTTCGTTTTTAGCGAAGGCAATTCCTCGTATATGTTTGTTTTGCTATGACCATTAACAAGAGTCAATGACAACAATTATCAACTGTTGGATTGTATTTGTGTAAACCCGTCTTCACTCATGATCAGTTATATGTAGTTGTTTCTCGTTTAACAAGTAAAAAATGTTTGAAGGTACTCATATGTGACGAGGAATGTCGTCCAaccaataaaacaaaaaatgttgtctATAAAGAGGTTCTTCAAGGTTTAAAGATATTCAtacatttcattttatttttttaacttttcaatATAATCAATAATGAGAAGTGTTTCTATTActtcatcattttattttttaaacttttcaatatAATCAATATGTGACGAGGAATGTTgtcccacgggactttttgacatccctatttGATACCTTAGATGAAAAGACTACTTGAAAGATAGCATTCCATGAATATAAGATATATGGAGGTTGTAGGTAGATATGGCAAATCTGTCTGGTGTTATGATAGTATAAATTGTAAAAGTTTCTATCCTCAAATTTAGGATGTTTCAAAAGTGAAGGTTGTACCATAGAACCACAAAAGGTCAATCGTCAATGGACAATGGCAATAGTTGGATTTTAGCAGCAAATAATGGTATCACTAGAGCTACAAAAATGAAGCTCCCACTCGTTTAAAACATTTCCAACCCAAAACTCGTCACTAGTTCAATTGGTTTTGATATGATATTCTGGAATCTGGAAAATAACACACTCGTGTTTTAGTCCATTGATAACAACTATCCCCGTTTTACTCCTATTCCTCGAGGTGAACTCGTTTATAATTGTTTCTCAATCCAAGTTAAGACTTTAGTCGCATATACCCCTTCGGGTTTGGAGTGGTGTGAATGGTAGAGATTGCTGGAAATCAACATTTTGGATTTTGAAAAAAGTTTCAAAATAAGGTAATTGCGTTTGTTTTATTTAACAATTAAACTCTGTGATATTATATGAGGGACTTTTTTTCAGATGCTATGAAAGATGGTCAATTCAATGTTTTACTATTGAAATAATTTTGTATCAATCAAAAGTTAATTCATAACTGTTAACTATACTAGTTTTGTTTTTCTACAAGATGGAATCTTACTTCGATTGGAAAACACGACAAGATAAACATCATACAAGACAAACCCATAAAACAAACCAATACATCAATACAACAATTTATAACAAATCTCAACCATTCAAGTTtaatacacttttattcatcTCTCCAATCTATATACAACACAATAAAACATAAACTTCTTCACAACTTACTCATCTTAACAGGCCCCATCTCCTTCGCTTTCGCCCTCAACAAATGTTTCTGAACCTTTCCCGTTGCAGTCTTTGGCAACGGACCAAAAACAACCGATTTTGGCACCCAATAAGCCGGCATTTTCGAACGACAAAATTTCATAATATCATCCGCAATTTTACCTTCATCATATTCTCCAATCCCTTCTTTTAAAGTCACAAATGCACACGGTGATTCACCCCATCTTGTATCCGGTCTAGCCACCACCGAAGCTTCACCAACCATCGGATGTTGATACAATGTATTTTCAACCTCAACACTACTAATATTCTCACCTCCCGATATAATAATATCCTTCGACCTATCTTTAATCTCAATATACCCATCCGGATGCTTCACAGCTAAGTCACCAGAGTGAAACCAACCATTGGCAAACGCCTCGGTGTTTGCTTTTGGGTTTTTTAAATACCCTTTCATTACGATGTTCCCACGGAACACGATTTCTCCGACTGTGGTCCCGTCTGACGGGACCGGTCGGAATGTCTTGGTGTCCATTACTTCTAGCCCTTCCAAGGCTGTGTAAGGGACACCCTGGCGAGCGTTTAGTTTCGCTTGTGTTTCGGGCGGGAGGTCATCCCATTCGGGCTTCCACGCGCATATTGTTGACGGACCGTAGGTTTCTGAGAGGCCGTATGTGTGTGTTACACGGAACCCATTTTGGGACATTTTGAAGAGGACAGATGGCGGTGGGGCCGCTCCAGCCGTCATGACATGGACTTTGCGGGGGAGTGGGAGGATGGTGTCTTTGGGCGGTGCGTTGACTATCGTGTTGAGAACCACCGGGGCGGCACAAAAATGTGTGGCACCGTGATTGGCTATTGCAGAGTATACACCTTTCGCTGTCACCTGCATGAAGTATATCACCAATTAAGGCTAACAGAACAAGACTTGACAGAACAGAAcaagacaaaacatttttttCCAGTAAGCTTATTATGGTTGGTTCCACCAGtttaacttaattttttttattttatatacaaACCATTATATATACTGTTtagttatttaaatttaatttccacaaatatatttgaaattaatatatatatatatatatatatatatatatatatatatatatatatatataattaaaaagtaCATTTTCCATTTACTTGTTACATAATCTTTAACTTCTAAATACGTCTATTATCACGTTTTTGAAAAGAGAACATTTGTATCTACCTATTTGAATTTTctactttttatattttttaatatgttACTATATATAaaccgtttttgtatccaactatactttttatatatttttaaatatcctATAACAATTTATTTAAGTAAAAAAAAGTGAAACACAGATTCAAAATTTTGATAAAGCACTTACATATTACATATGCACAAGTTCAACTTTTTTGAGAAAACACTTTTGGAAATAACTTTTTTGAAATAACACTTTTCGAAATAACCTTTTTGAAATGGCTTTTACAATAGAAAACAAGCTTCTCCACCATCTTTTCACATGAAATTTTTTGAATAAACTTTTATTGTGTTTGTGTTTTATTGGAACCGAAACTGATACCTGTCTAAGACATATGTTGGTCCCACAAATAGCAGCGAGAGTCCAAGTGAAACACCAACCATTGCAATGAAACATAGGCAAAGTCCAAAGGTACACGGCTCCTTCCGGTATACCCCACACCACAACATTACTAGTGGCTGCCAGGTAAGCGCCTCGATGATGCAAAACCACCCCTTTAGGGCTTGATGTTGTGCCCGAAGTATACCCCAAAGCAATACTATGCCACTCATCTTGTGGTGGTTTCCATATAAATTCAGGGTCACCGGATTCTAGAAACTTCTCGTATTCAATTGCGCCTTTTGCTATAGCATATTGCAGATTGTTTGGATCACATTCACTGCTTTTGTCTTTGATGACAATTAGAATTGGGGGCTTgaaattggtttttattttttcttgtaGAATCTTTAAAGCTTTTTCAGCTACTTTGAAATATTCTTGATCCACCATTATGACTGCGGATGCTGAGTGTTCTAGAAGGAAGGCGATTGTTGGAGCGTTTAGACGAATGTTTACTGCATTTATGACTGCTCCACTCATTGGAACTCCAAAATGAGCTTCGTACATGGCTGGAATGTTGGGTGCAATCACTGCTACCTGCAAGTAATCGTATAAAGTAAAGATTGTAAATAGTTTGCCCTATTTCACAAATCTGGATTTTTTACGATTTAGGGCCAAAATAATCATAATTATCTGAACTTGATTCTTAAATTTCTAgataatcgttttcaaaatgAACATTCAAAGTATCCGCTAAACtgtgatttgatacagttttgtagtGATTCGCAATATTCATGATATTTATGTTGCGCAATAATGGCTACCCCGAATAGCCACATAGACTTAATACGTATAAATTATAGCTTGGTCAAACGTATTCATTACAAGATCGTGAGAGAATAAAATTTATTATTAGGATTCCGTTCGATGATTCATGTGTAGAATTTTTAAATTGAAGATAATCGTttacctcaaaagtcatcggcatACGCATGGAGTAATAAAATCACAATCACAATCAATCGAGTAAATGAGAAGAGGAAATTGATACCGTTGAACCGAATCCGACGGAGTGTTTGGAAAGAGCGGAGGATAATCGGCAGCAACGCAGGTAAGTTTGAAGCCATGTGTACTGAACGGAGCCGTGCACAACCGACCTACGGTGGGGGTGAACCAGAGCAGCTCTTTTCAAAAACCAAAGTGGAGTTAGTGCTGTGTAGTTTGCTTCGTTTTTCGGCAAATCATCGATGTCTCTCTCCTTTTCATGTCTTCTTCCCTCCATCGCCATCTTCCCCCTTTTTCACGG is a window of Lactuca sativa cultivar Salinas chromosome 1, Lsat_Salinas_v11, whole genome shotgun sequence DNA encoding:
- the LOC111915365 gene encoding acetate--CoA ligase CCL3, coding for MAMEGRRHEKERDIDDLPKNEANYTALTPLWFLKRAALVHPHRRSVVHGSVQYTWLQTYLRCCRLSSALSKHSVGFGSTVAVIAPNIPAMYEAHFGVPMSGAVINAVNIRLNAPTIAFLLEHSASAVIMVDQEYFKVAEKALKILQEKIKTNFKPPILIVIKDKSSECDPNNLQYAIAKGAIEYEKFLESGDPEFIWKPPQDEWHSIALGYTSGTTSSPKGVVLHHRGAYLAATSNVVVWGIPEGAVYLWTLPMFHCNGWCFTWTLAAICGTNICLRQVTAKGVYSAIANHGATHFCAAPVVLNTIVNAPPKDTILPLPRKVHVMTAGAAPPPSVLFKMSQNGFRVTHTYGLSETYGPSTICAWKPEWDDLPPETQAKLNARQGVPYTALEGLEVMDTKTFRPVPSDGTTVGEIVFRGNIVMKGYLKNPKANTEAFANGWFHSGDLAVKHPDGYIEIKDRSKDIIISGGENISSVEVENTLYQHPMVGEASVVARPDTRWGESPCAFVTLKEGIGEYDEGKIADDIMKFCRSKMPAYWVPKSVVFGPLPKTATGKVQKHLLRAKAKEMGPVKMSKL